In one window of Henckelia pumila isolate YLH828 chromosome 1, ASM3356847v2, whole genome shotgun sequence DNA:
- the LOC140876094 gene encoding uncharacterized protein: protein MDSQQPPRPAPRGGGGGDFTAIITVLLAFVAISSMIIIPSQSTLMQSLSILHQVPEGHVGVYWVGGALQNTITNPGFHFKMPVITHFEPIQVTLQTDLVRDIPCGTKGGVMINFEKIEVVNRLHKDYVYDTMLNYGVQYDNTWIYDKIHHEINQFCSGHSLQQVYIDMFDQIDEKMKDALQVDCTRYAPGIEIISVRVTKPTIPDSIRRNFVQMEEERTKVLIAMEKQRVSEKEAETHKKIAISEAEKFAHVSKIQMEQKLMEKDSTRRQEEISNAIYLAREKSLADANFYRTTKEAEANKLMLTPQFLELKFIEAIANNSKIYFGNKVPNMVLDQRLLGNFLQDIAKNGNSEV, encoded by the exons ATGGACTCACAGCAACCGCCGAGGCCAGCGCCGCGTGGAGGCGGAGGAGGAGATTTCACTGCCATAATTACTGTTCTACTGGCCTTCGTCGCCATCTCCAGCATG ATTATAATTCCGTCGCAATCAACATTAATGCAAAGTCTCTCTATTTTGCATCAAGTTCCAGAAGGTCACGTTGGGGTTTATTGGGTTGGAGGCGCCCTTCAAAATACCATTACGAATCCAG GTTTTCATTTCAAAATGCCTGTTATAACTCACTTTGAGCCTATTCAAGTGACCTTACAGACAGATTTG GTTAGGGATATTCCTTGTGGAACGAAAGGAGGTGTGATGATTAACTTTGAGAAGATAGAG GTTGTTAATCGTCTTCATAAGGACTATGTATATGACACAATGCTCAACTATGGTGTCCAATACGACAACACATGGATATATGACAAGATCCATCACGAGATCAATCAGTTTTGCAGTGGTCATTCCCTTCAGCAAGTTTATATCGACATGTTTGATCAG ATCGATGAAAAAATGAAAGATGCTCTTCAGGTTGACTGCACAAGATATGCACCTGGCATTGAAATTATTAGCGTGCGGGTCACAAAGCCTACCATTCCTGATAGTATAAGGCGGAATTTCGTACAGATGGAAGAGGAGCGCACCAAG GTCTTGATTGCAATGGAGAAACAGAGAGTATCTGAGAAGGAAGCAGAGACACACAAAAAAATTGCCATAAGCGAAGCCGAAAAATTTGCACATGTTAGTAAGATTCAGATGGAACAAAAGTTGATGGAGAAAGATAGCACAAGGAGACAAGAGGAAATTTCTAATGCAATATATTTAGCTCGTGAAAAGAGCTTGGCCGATGCCAACTTTTACAG GACGACGAAAGAAGCAGAAGCAAACAAGTTGATGCTTACTCCACAGTTTTTGGAACTCAAATTCATTGAAGCTATTGCTAACAACTCCAAAATATACTTTGGTAACAAG GTACCCAACATGGTTCTAGATCAGAGACTACTTGGAAACTTTTTACAAGACATTGCAAAAAATGGGAATTCGGAAGTTTAG